Proteins encoded in a region of the Kryptolebias marmoratus isolate JLee-2015 linkage group LG14, ASM164957v2, whole genome shotgun sequence genome:
- the fktn gene encoding fukutin isoform X1, with product MPRVNRTVVLSLLLISSCAFLLFQLHYYRKYVSKQSGLHVLNPAGHVTSSHVQWQTLKKFLALAQHFRLPLFLTDVAALSLLSQDAVRQHDRMMREPHCSFLCTGHPIISFGLQTNLWKYDPGFLLAAQQKGFELLELRGEDPRLASLDTLSGEELPLHFLFRLHSYSIHVVLLYERSGNYLWHGPVRLKANVDRSFAPFKLLDYGRHAGAYDRPELVLTVLDGLDVRVPRNVSGFLMQRRHARFLECRYRDARSFLQLYPEDSSAAAVDFHRKAKSLLHLAAQTLAALHIPFWISSGTCLGWFRQCSIISYSRDVDIGIFISDFRSDMVAAFRDAGFSLRHKFGKVEDSLELSFLDNDVKLDIFFFYKDGDMAWNGGTQAKSGRKFKYIFPLFSLCWAELLEVKVRVPCETLDYVMANYGATWSLPVKSWDWKTSPSNVLENGVWPVAEWAELIQVY from the exons ATGCCTCGCGTGAACCGGACCGTCGTGCTGTCGCTGCTGCTGATTAGCAGCTGTGCgtttctcctcttccagctACACTACTACCGGAAATACGTCAGCAAG CAGTCTGGTCTACATGTCCTGAACCCTGCAGGTCATGTGACCTCCAGCCACGTCCAATGG CAGACACTGAAAAAGTTCCTGGCGTTGGCGCAGCACTTCAGGCTGCCGCTCTTCCTCACCGATGTTGCTGCACTCTCGCTGCTTTCCCAAGATGCTGTGCGGCAGCATGACCGCATGATGCGAGAGCCACACTGCAGCTTCCTCTGCACGGGCCATCCAATCATATCGTTTGGTCTGCAGACCAACCTATGGAAGTACGAT CCTGGCTTCCTATTGGCTGCCCAGCAGAAAGGTTTTGAGTTGCTTGAGCTGCGAGGAGAGGACCCAAGACTGGCCAGTCTGGACACCCTGTCGGGGGAGGAGCTCCCCCTGCACTTCCTGTTTCGTCTCCATAGTTACAGCATCCAT GTGGTGCTCCTGTACGAGCGCAGCGGAAACTATTTATGGCACGGACCGGTCCGACTCAAAGCCAACGTGGACCGAAGCTTTGCGCCCTTCAAACTTCTCGACTACGGACGCCACGCTGGAGCGTACGACAG GCCAGAGCTGGTCCTCACCGTACTTGACGGCCTCGATGTTCGAGTCCCGCGTAATGTTTCTGGGTTTCTGATGCAGCGGCGACACGCTCGCTTCCTGGAGTGCCGTTACCGTGACGCCCGCAGCTTCCTgcag CTCTACCCTGAAGACTCTTCGGCTGCAGCTGTAGATTTTCACAGGAAGGCGAAGTCGTTACTTCATTTAGCTGCTCAGACGCTCGCCGCGCTCCACATCCCGTTTTGGATCAGCAGTGGCACCTGTCTGG GATGGTTCCGGCAGTGCAGCATCATCTCGTACAGTCGGGACGTGGACATCGGGATCTTCATCTCGGACTTCCGGTCGGACATGGTCGCAGCGTTCAGAGACGCCGGCTTTTCTCTCAGACACAAGTTTGGAAAG GTGGAGGACAGTCTGGAGCTGTCTTTTCTGGATAATGATGTCAAACtggacattttcttcttttacaaagACGGAGACATGGCGTGGAACGGAGGAACGCAGGCGAAGAGCGGCAGGAAGTTCAA gtacATCTTCCCTCTCTTCTCCCTGTGCTGGGCGGAGCTCCTGGAGGTCAAAGTTCGTGTTCCATGTGAGACGCTTGACTATGTGATGGCAAACTACGGCGCCACATGGAGCCTCCCGGTGAAGAGCTGGGACTGGAAGACATCACCCAGCAATGTGCTGGAAAATGGGGTGTGGCCTGTGGCAGAGTGGGCGGAGCTTATCCAAGTCTATTAG
- the fktn gene encoding fukutin isoform X2 has product MPRVNRTVVLSLLLISSCAFLLFQLHYYRKYVSKQSGLHVLNPAGHVTSSHVQWTLKKFLALAQHFRLPLFLTDVAALSLLSQDAVRQHDRMMREPHCSFLCTGHPIISFGLQTNLWKYDPGFLLAAQQKGFELLELRGEDPRLASLDTLSGEELPLHFLFRLHSYSIHVVLLYERSGNYLWHGPVRLKANVDRSFAPFKLLDYGRHAGAYDRPELVLTVLDGLDVRVPRNVSGFLMQRRHARFLECRYRDARSFLQLYPEDSSAAAVDFHRKAKSLLHLAAQTLAALHIPFWISSGTCLGWFRQCSIISYSRDVDIGIFISDFRSDMVAAFRDAGFSLRHKFGKVEDSLELSFLDNDVKLDIFFFYKDGDMAWNGGTQAKSGRKFKYIFPLFSLCWAELLEVKVRVPCETLDYVMANYGATWSLPVKSWDWKTSPSNVLENGVWPVAEWAELIQVY; this is encoded by the exons ATGCCTCGCGTGAACCGGACCGTCGTGCTGTCGCTGCTGCTGATTAGCAGCTGTGCgtttctcctcttccagctACACTACTACCGGAAATACGTCAGCAAG CAGTCTGGTCTACATGTCCTGAACCCTGCAGGTCATGTGACCTCCAGCCACGTCCAATGG ACACTGAAAAAGTTCCTGGCGTTGGCGCAGCACTTCAGGCTGCCGCTCTTCCTCACCGATGTTGCTGCACTCTCGCTGCTTTCCCAAGATGCTGTGCGGCAGCATGACCGCATGATGCGAGAGCCACACTGCAGCTTCCTCTGCACGGGCCATCCAATCATATCGTTTGGTCTGCAGACCAACCTATGGAAGTACGAT CCTGGCTTCCTATTGGCTGCCCAGCAGAAAGGTTTTGAGTTGCTTGAGCTGCGAGGAGAGGACCCAAGACTGGCCAGTCTGGACACCCTGTCGGGGGAGGAGCTCCCCCTGCACTTCCTGTTTCGTCTCCATAGTTACAGCATCCAT GTGGTGCTCCTGTACGAGCGCAGCGGAAACTATTTATGGCACGGACCGGTCCGACTCAAAGCCAACGTGGACCGAAGCTTTGCGCCCTTCAAACTTCTCGACTACGGACGCCACGCTGGAGCGTACGACAG GCCAGAGCTGGTCCTCACCGTACTTGACGGCCTCGATGTTCGAGTCCCGCGTAATGTTTCTGGGTTTCTGATGCAGCGGCGACACGCTCGCTTCCTGGAGTGCCGTTACCGTGACGCCCGCAGCTTCCTgcag CTCTACCCTGAAGACTCTTCGGCTGCAGCTGTAGATTTTCACAGGAAGGCGAAGTCGTTACTTCATTTAGCTGCTCAGACGCTCGCCGCGCTCCACATCCCGTTTTGGATCAGCAGTGGCACCTGTCTGG GATGGTTCCGGCAGTGCAGCATCATCTCGTACAGTCGGGACGTGGACATCGGGATCTTCATCTCGGACTTCCGGTCGGACATGGTCGCAGCGTTCAGAGACGCCGGCTTTTCTCTCAGACACAAGTTTGGAAAG GTGGAGGACAGTCTGGAGCTGTCTTTTCTGGATAATGATGTCAAACtggacattttcttcttttacaaagACGGAGACATGGCGTGGAACGGAGGAACGCAGGCGAAGAGCGGCAGGAAGTTCAA gtacATCTTCCCTCTCTTCTCCCTGTGCTGGGCGGAGCTCCTGGAGGTCAAAGTTCGTGTTCCATGTGAGACGCTTGACTATGTGATGGCAAACTACGGCGCCACATGGAGCCTCCCGGTGAAGAGCTGGGACTGGAAGACATCACCCAGCAATGTGCTGGAAAATGGGGTGTGGCCTGTGGCAGAGTGGGCGGAGCTTATCCAAGTCTATTAG
- the ufc1 gene encoding ubiquitin-fold modifier-conjugating enzyme 1, which translates to MGDDATRRTVSQIPLLKTHAGPRDRALWPQRLKEEYQALIRFVEQNKAADNDWFRLESNADGTRWTGTCWFVHELLRYEFRVEFDIPVTYPDTAPEVAVPELDGKTAKMFRGGKICLTEHFAPLWARNAPRFGLAHLMALGLAPWLAVEIPDLVLKGLVVHKERPREAAE; encoded by the coding sequence ATGGGGGACGACGCCACGCGCAGGACCGTGTCCCAGATCCCGCTGCTGAAGACGCACGCGGGCCCGCGGGACCGCGCGCTGTGGCCGCAGCGGCTGAAGGAGGAGTACCAGGCCCTGATCCGGTTCGTGGAGCAGAACAAGGCGGCCGACAACGACTGGTTCCGCCTGGAGTCCAACGCGGACGGCACGCGCTGGACCGGAACCTGCTGGTTCGTCCACGAGCTGCTGCGCTACGAGTTCCGGGTGGAGTTCGACATTCCGGTGACGTATCCGGACACGGCGCCCGAGGTGGCGGTTCCGGAGCTGGACGGGAAAACCGCCAAGATGTTCCGCGGCGGGAAGATCTGCCTGACCGAACACTTCGCGCCGCTGTGGGCGCGCAACGCGCCGCGCTTCGGCCTCGCTCACCTCATGGCGCTCGGGCTCGCGCCGTGGCTCGCGGTGGAGATCCCGGACCTGGTTCTGAAGGGGCTCGTGGTCCACAAGGAGCGGCCGCGCGAGGCGGCGGAGTGA
- the fktn gene encoding fukutin isoform X3 yields MPRVNRTVVLSLLLISSCAFLLFQLHYYRKYVSKSGLHVLNPAGHVTSSHVQWQTLKKFLALAQHFRLPLFLTDVAALSLLSQDAVRQHDRMMREPHCSFLCTGHPIISFGLQTNLWKYDPGFLLAAQQKGFELLELRGEDPRLASLDTLSGEELPLHFLFRLHSYSIHVVLLYERSGNYLWHGPVRLKANVDRSFAPFKLLDYGRHAGAYDRPELVLTVLDGLDVRVPRNVSGFLMQRRHARFLECRYRDARSFLQLYPEDSSAAAVDFHRKAKSLLHLAAQTLAALHIPFWISSGTCLGWFRQCSIISYSRDVDIGIFISDFRSDMVAAFRDAGFSLRHKFGKVEDSLELSFLDNDVKLDIFFFYKDGDMAWNGGTQAKSGRKFKYIFPLFSLCWAELLEVKVRVPCETLDYVMANYGATWSLPVKSWDWKTSPSNVLENGVWPVAEWAELIQVY; encoded by the exons ATGCCTCGCGTGAACCGGACCGTCGTGCTGTCGCTGCTGCTGATTAGCAGCTGTGCgtttctcctcttccagctACACTACTACCGGAAATACGTCAGCAAG TCTGGTCTACATGTCCTGAACCCTGCAGGTCATGTGACCTCCAGCCACGTCCAATGG CAGACACTGAAAAAGTTCCTGGCGTTGGCGCAGCACTTCAGGCTGCCGCTCTTCCTCACCGATGTTGCTGCACTCTCGCTGCTTTCCCAAGATGCTGTGCGGCAGCATGACCGCATGATGCGAGAGCCACACTGCAGCTTCCTCTGCACGGGCCATCCAATCATATCGTTTGGTCTGCAGACCAACCTATGGAAGTACGAT CCTGGCTTCCTATTGGCTGCCCAGCAGAAAGGTTTTGAGTTGCTTGAGCTGCGAGGAGAGGACCCAAGACTGGCCAGTCTGGACACCCTGTCGGGGGAGGAGCTCCCCCTGCACTTCCTGTTTCGTCTCCATAGTTACAGCATCCAT GTGGTGCTCCTGTACGAGCGCAGCGGAAACTATTTATGGCACGGACCGGTCCGACTCAAAGCCAACGTGGACCGAAGCTTTGCGCCCTTCAAACTTCTCGACTACGGACGCCACGCTGGAGCGTACGACAG GCCAGAGCTGGTCCTCACCGTACTTGACGGCCTCGATGTTCGAGTCCCGCGTAATGTTTCTGGGTTTCTGATGCAGCGGCGACACGCTCGCTTCCTGGAGTGCCGTTACCGTGACGCCCGCAGCTTCCTgcag CTCTACCCTGAAGACTCTTCGGCTGCAGCTGTAGATTTTCACAGGAAGGCGAAGTCGTTACTTCATTTAGCTGCTCAGACGCTCGCCGCGCTCCACATCCCGTTTTGGATCAGCAGTGGCACCTGTCTGG GATGGTTCCGGCAGTGCAGCATCATCTCGTACAGTCGGGACGTGGACATCGGGATCTTCATCTCGGACTTCCGGTCGGACATGGTCGCAGCGTTCAGAGACGCCGGCTTTTCTCTCAGACACAAGTTTGGAAAG GTGGAGGACAGTCTGGAGCTGTCTTTTCTGGATAATGATGTCAAACtggacattttcttcttttacaaagACGGAGACATGGCGTGGAACGGAGGAACGCAGGCGAAGAGCGGCAGGAAGTTCAA gtacATCTTCCCTCTCTTCTCCCTGTGCTGGGCGGAGCTCCTGGAGGTCAAAGTTCGTGTTCCATGTGAGACGCTTGACTATGTGATGGCAAACTACGGCGCCACATGGAGCCTCCCGGTGAAGAGCTGGGACTGGAAGACATCACCCAGCAATGTGCTGGAAAATGGGGTGTGGCCTGTGGCAGAGTGGGCGGAGCTTATCCAAGTCTATTAG
- the fktn gene encoding fukutin isoform X4, with translation MPRVNRTVVLSLLLISSCAFLLFQLHYYRKYVSKSGLHVLNPAGHVTSSHVQWTLKKFLALAQHFRLPLFLTDVAALSLLSQDAVRQHDRMMREPHCSFLCTGHPIISFGLQTNLWKYDPGFLLAAQQKGFELLELRGEDPRLASLDTLSGEELPLHFLFRLHSYSIHVVLLYERSGNYLWHGPVRLKANVDRSFAPFKLLDYGRHAGAYDRPELVLTVLDGLDVRVPRNVSGFLMQRRHARFLECRYRDARSFLQLYPEDSSAAAVDFHRKAKSLLHLAAQTLAALHIPFWISSGTCLGWFRQCSIISYSRDVDIGIFISDFRSDMVAAFRDAGFSLRHKFGKVEDSLELSFLDNDVKLDIFFFYKDGDMAWNGGTQAKSGRKFKYIFPLFSLCWAELLEVKVRVPCETLDYVMANYGATWSLPVKSWDWKTSPSNVLENGVWPVAEWAELIQVY, from the exons ATGCCTCGCGTGAACCGGACCGTCGTGCTGTCGCTGCTGCTGATTAGCAGCTGTGCgtttctcctcttccagctACACTACTACCGGAAATACGTCAGCAAG TCTGGTCTACATGTCCTGAACCCTGCAGGTCATGTGACCTCCAGCCACGTCCAATGG ACACTGAAAAAGTTCCTGGCGTTGGCGCAGCACTTCAGGCTGCCGCTCTTCCTCACCGATGTTGCTGCACTCTCGCTGCTTTCCCAAGATGCTGTGCGGCAGCATGACCGCATGATGCGAGAGCCACACTGCAGCTTCCTCTGCACGGGCCATCCAATCATATCGTTTGGTCTGCAGACCAACCTATGGAAGTACGAT CCTGGCTTCCTATTGGCTGCCCAGCAGAAAGGTTTTGAGTTGCTTGAGCTGCGAGGAGAGGACCCAAGACTGGCCAGTCTGGACACCCTGTCGGGGGAGGAGCTCCCCCTGCACTTCCTGTTTCGTCTCCATAGTTACAGCATCCAT GTGGTGCTCCTGTACGAGCGCAGCGGAAACTATTTATGGCACGGACCGGTCCGACTCAAAGCCAACGTGGACCGAAGCTTTGCGCCCTTCAAACTTCTCGACTACGGACGCCACGCTGGAGCGTACGACAG GCCAGAGCTGGTCCTCACCGTACTTGACGGCCTCGATGTTCGAGTCCCGCGTAATGTTTCTGGGTTTCTGATGCAGCGGCGACACGCTCGCTTCCTGGAGTGCCGTTACCGTGACGCCCGCAGCTTCCTgcag CTCTACCCTGAAGACTCTTCGGCTGCAGCTGTAGATTTTCACAGGAAGGCGAAGTCGTTACTTCATTTAGCTGCTCAGACGCTCGCCGCGCTCCACATCCCGTTTTGGATCAGCAGTGGCACCTGTCTGG GATGGTTCCGGCAGTGCAGCATCATCTCGTACAGTCGGGACGTGGACATCGGGATCTTCATCTCGGACTTCCGGTCGGACATGGTCGCAGCGTTCAGAGACGCCGGCTTTTCTCTCAGACACAAGTTTGGAAAG GTGGAGGACAGTCTGGAGCTGTCTTTTCTGGATAATGATGTCAAACtggacattttcttcttttacaaagACGGAGACATGGCGTGGAACGGAGGAACGCAGGCGAAGAGCGGCAGGAAGTTCAA gtacATCTTCCCTCTCTTCTCCCTGTGCTGGGCGGAGCTCCTGGAGGTCAAAGTTCGTGTTCCATGTGAGACGCTTGACTATGTGATGGCAAACTACGGCGCCACATGGAGCCTCCCGGTGAAGAGCTGGGACTGGAAGACATCACCCAGCAATGTGCTGGAAAATGGGGTGTGGCCTGTGGCAGAGTGGGCGGAGCTTATCCAAGTCTATTAG